The following coding sequences lie in one Apium graveolens cultivar Ventura chromosome 3, ASM990537v1, whole genome shotgun sequence genomic window:
- the LOC141713450 gene encoding endoplasmin homolog, producing the protein MKKLTAPYVLFLLCLLFLLPDQGRKLHASAEDDSEGLVDPPKVEDRIGAVPHGLSTDSDVAKREAESMSRKTLRSNAERFEFQAEVSRLMDIIINSLYSNKDIFLRELISNASDALDKIRFLSLTDKEVLGEGETAKLDIQIKLDTERKILSIRDRGIGMTKEDLIKNLGTIAKSGTSAFVEKMQTSGDLNLIGQFGVGFYSVYLVADYVEVISKHNDDKQYVWESKADGAFAISEDTWNEPLGRGTEIRLHLREEAGEYLEQSKLKELVKKYSEFINFPIYLWASKEVDVEVPDDEAPADEDDSSDEEDEKSETPSEEDGDDDDTSEKGDDEKKSKTKTVKETTYEWELLNDVKAIWLRSPKEVTDEEYVKFYKSLAKDFTDEKPLAWSHFNAEGDVEFKAVLFVPPKAPHDLYESYYNGNKSNLKLYVRRVFISDEFDDLLPKYLNFLKGLVDSDTLPLNVSREMLQQHSSLKTIKKKLIRKALDMIRKIADEDPDESTNKEKNDVEASDENDEKKGQYTKFWNEFGKSIKLGIIEDAANRNRLAKLLRFESTKSNGKLTSLDQYIKRMKSGQKDIFYLTGMSKEQLEKSPFLERLIKKNYEVIFFTDPVDEYLMQYLMDYEDKKFQNVSKEGLKLGKDSKGKELKEAFKNLTKWWKGILASENVDDVKISNRLADSPCVVVTSKFGWSSNMERIMQSQTLADANKQAYMRGKRVLEINPRHPIIKELQARVAKDPEDKSVKHTAELVYQTALMESGFVLSDPKDFASRIYGSVKNSLNISPDAAPEEEDEVEETKAESSVQEGADIAKEDDRDIKDEL; encoded by the exons ATGAAGAAGTTGACAGCACCTTACGTTCTGTTCCTTTTATGCCTTCTATTTCTTCTTCCAGATCAAG GGAGGAAGTTACATGCGAGCGCAGAAGATGATTCAGAAGGGTTGGTGGATCCGCCAAAGGTTGAAGATAGAATTGGTGCGGTGCCTCATGGTTTATCCACTGATTCTGATGTTGCGAAGAG GGAAGCTGAATCAATGTCCAGAAAAACTCTCCGTAGCAATGCGGAGAGGTTTGAGTTTCAGGCTGAGGTTTCTCGGCTTATGGACATTATTATCAATTCCCTTTACAGTAACAAAGATATTTTCTTGAGGGAGTTGATATCCAATGCCTCTGAT GCACTGGACAAAATTAGGTTCCTGTCACTCACTGATAAGGAAGTACTGGGCGAAGGCGAAACCGCCAAGCTTGACATCCAG ATCAAGTTGGACACCGAAAGGAAAATACTTTCAATTCGTGACAGAGGTATAGGAATGACAAAGGAGGATTTGATAAAGAACTTGGGAACCATAGCTAAATCCGGAACTTCAG CTTTTGTGGAGAAAATGCAAACAAGTGGTGACCTTAATTTGATTGGGCAATTTGGTGTTGGCTTTTACTCAGTATATCTGGTTGCAGACTATGTAGAAGTCATTAGCAAGCACAATGATGACAAACA GTATGTATGGGAGTCGAAGGCTGATGGCGCGTTTGCAATTTCAGAGGACACATGGAATGAACCACTAGGGCGTGGAACTGAAATCAGATTGCACCTGAGAGAGGAAGCTGGGGAGTACTTGGAACAATCTAAATTAAAG GAATTGGTAAAGAAGTACTCCGAGTTCATTAATTTCCCCATTTATCTTTGGGCCAGTAAAGAGGTGGACGTAGAAGTTCCTGATGATGAAGCTCCTGCTGATGAAGATGATTCTAgcgatgaagaagatgagaaat CTGAAACCCCCTCGGAGGAAGATGGGGATGATGATGACACTTCTGAGAAAGGGGATGATGAAAAAAAATCGAAGACCAAGACAGTCAAAGAAACAACCTACGAGTGGGAACTCTTGAATGATGTGAAAGCTATATGGCTACGAAGCCCTAAGGAGGTGACAGATGAAGAGTATGTAAAATTCTACAAATCCCTTGCAAAG GACTTTACTGATGAGAAGCCTTTAGCTTGGAGTCACTTCAATGCTGAAGGAGATGTTGAGTTTAAGGCTGTACTTTTTGTACCTCCAAAAGCTCCTCATGATTTGTATGAGAGTTACTATAATGGAAATAAGTCTAACCTGAAGCTTTATGTTAGACGGGTTTTCATCTCTGACGAATTTGATGATCTTTTGCCTAAATATCTGAATTTCTTGAAG GGACTTGTTGATTCTGATACCTTACCACTAAATGTCTCGAGAGAAATGCTTCAGCAGCACAGCAGTTTGAAGACGATAAAAAAGAAACTCATTAGGAAAGCCCTTGATATGATACGTAAGATCGCTGATGAGGATCCTGATGAATCTACTAACAAAGAGAAGAATG ATGTTGAGGCATCTGATGAAAACGATGAGAAGAAAGGCCAATATACAAAATTTTGGAATGAGTTTGGCAAATCAATAAAACTTGGAATAATTGAGGATGCAGCAAACAGAAACCGCCTGGCCAAACTCCTTAGATTTGAGAG CACAAAGTCGAATGGAAAGCTAACTTCACTTGATCAGTACATAAAGCGAATGAAATCTGGCCAGAAGGATATCTTCTACTTGACAGGAATGAGCAAGGAACAGTTAGAGAAGTCTCCATTCTTGGAAAGACTAATTAAGAAAAATTATGAG GTTATTTTCTTTACGGATCCTGTGGATGAATACCTTATGCAATACCTAATGGATTATGAAGACAAGAAGTTCCAGAATGTTTCCAAGGagggtttaaaacttggtaagGATTCTAAAGGCAAAGAACTCAAGGAGGCCTTTAAGAATTTGACCAAATGGTGGAAGGGCATACTTGCTAGCGAGAATGTGGATGATGTGAAAATAAGCAACCGTTTGGCTGACAGTCCTTGTGTAGTTGTAACGTCAAAATTTGGTTGGAGTTCAAATATGGAAAGGATCATGCAGTCTCAAACTCTAGCAGATGCAAATAAGCAAGCATACATGCGTGGTAAAAGGGTTCTTGAAATTAACCCGAGGCACCCAATCATCAAGGAGCTTCAGGCAAGAGTTGCAAAGGACCCTGAG GATAAGAGCGTAAAGCATACAGCGGAGCTCGTGTACCAAACAGCGTTGATGGAGAGTGGCTTTGTTCTCAGTGACCCCAAGGATTTTGCGTCCCGCATATATGGCTCCGTGAAGAATAGTCTTAATATCAGTCCTGATGCTGCACCTGAGGAAGAGGATGAAGTTGAGGAAACCAAAGCTGAGTCCAGTGTGCAAGAAGGAGCTGATATTGCCAAGGAGGATGACAGAGACATCAAGGATGAGTTGTAG
- the LOC141713449 gene encoding thaumatin-like protein 1 has product MDQVLSKPCSTRVVYIIVLLLYMANSISAATFSLINKCDYVVWPGILANAGTTKLDSTGFQLTPGDSRTFQAPPGWSGRFWGRTDCTFDSNTGQGSCKTGDCGSNQVECNGAGANPPATLAEFTIGSESGPSTQDFYDVSLVDGYNLPMIIEASGGSGACGSTGCITDLNRMCPTELRDGDGQACKSACEAFGSPEYCCSGAYGSPDTCKPSVYSQMFKSACPRSYSYAYDDATSTFTCTGADYIITFCPSSPSRKSSKDSSKMPMNTGTTSTGTGSGSPENPGSSWFPDFSIGDSSKINSNLAMQFTLFASLISFFLLIRIS; this is encoded by the exons ATGGATCAAGTCTTGTCTAAACCTTGTAGTACTAGAGTTGTTTATATCATCGTTCTCCTTTTATATATGGCAAACTCGATATCAGCAGCTACATTCAGTTTAATAAATAAGTGTGACTATGTTGTGTGGCCTGGAATATTAGCCAATGCAGGTACCACCAAGCTAGACAGTACCGGGTTTCAGCTCACACCAGGTGATTCTCGAACTTTCCAAGCTCCACCAGGCTGGTCTGGTCGGTTTTGGGGCAGAACAGATTGTACTTTTGACTCAAACACCGGTCAAGGAAGCTGCAAAACAGGTGATTGTGGATCAAATCAGGTAGAGTGTAATGGTGCTGGAGCCAACCCGCCAGCAACTCTAGCTGAATTCACAATCGGATCAGAGTCTGGACCAAGTACGCAAGACTTTTACGATGTTAGCCTTGTAGATGGCTACAATTTGCCAATGATTATCGAAGCAAGTGGTGGATCGGGTGCTTGCGGCTCAACTGGTTGTATAACTGATTTGAACCGGATGTGCCCGACGGAGCTTCGAGATGGGGATGGACAAGCATGCAAAAGTGCATGTGAGGCATTTGGTAGCCCGGAATATTGTTGCAGTGGTGCGTATGGTTCGCCAGACACTTGTAAGCCGTCTGTGTATTCGCAGATGTTCAAGTCGGCTTGTCCTAGATCTTATAGCTACGCTTACGACGATGCTACAAGTACTTTTACGTGTACTGGAGCTGATTATATCATTACATTCTGCCCTTCTTCACCAAG TAGAAAATCTTCGAAAGATTCATCGAAAATGCCAATGAATACAGGAACAACGTCAACTGGTACAGGTTCAGGGTCCCCAGAAAATCCAGGCAGTTCATGGTTTCCTGATTTTTCCATCGGAGATTCATCAAAGATTAACTCAAATCTAGCCATGCAATTTACATTGTTTGCTTCCCTAATCAGCTTTTTCCTTCTTATCCGCATCTCTTAA